One genomic window of Candidatus Binatia bacterium includes the following:
- a CDS encoding alpha/beta hydrolase fold domain-containing protein codes for MTSSRGRKPPFVLATALCLVPILAVAATAPPQPKTGPGGSEATHAKVVSATFGSGAKAYSIFEPADPAPEQAPVVVFLHGWSAMDPRAYGSWIDHLVRRGNIVIYPRYQDSLRTPVRDFTPNALAAVKDALARLGSEPSHVRPDLGKFALAGHSMGGVLAANLAALASSSGLPAPRAVLAAEPGKTWAESGSIAVHLEDLGRIPKDTLLVTIAGDADTLARDIDAKKIFHGATSIPPENRNMVRMRSDDHGSPPLDATHYAPVAPGADFAEGATSPVAAAPAGGAAANSAAPQAGTFRERMRERIRQRLSARREASGSSEGQSAAPMRGVDALDFYGTWKLLDALTDAAFFGKNREYALGNTPQQRFMGTWSDGVAVKELEVTTGP; via the coding sequence GTGACGAGTAGTCGTGGAAGGAAGCCGCCCTTCGTCCTGGCCACCGCTCTCTGCCTCGTCCCTATTCTCGCTGTCGCCGCCACCGCACCGCCTCAGCCGAAAACCGGTCCCGGCGGCAGTGAAGCGACCCACGCGAAAGTCGTCTCCGCGACGTTCGGCAGCGGCGCGAAGGCATACTCGATCTTCGAGCCTGCCGATCCCGCGCCGGAGCAGGCACCCGTTGTCGTCTTCCTTCACGGCTGGAGCGCGATGGATCCGCGAGCCTACGGTTCCTGGATCGACCACCTCGTTCGCCGCGGCAATATCGTCATCTACCCGCGCTACCAGGATTCGCTGAGGACTCCGGTCAGGGATTTCACGCCCAATGCGCTGGCCGCGGTCAAGGATGCGCTCGCGCGCCTCGGCAGCGAGCCGTCGCACGTGCGCCCCGACCTCGGCAAATTCGCGCTGGCCGGACATTCGATGGGAGGCGTACTCGCCGCCAATCTTGCCGCGCTTGCCTCGTCGTCCGGACTTCCGGCGCCGCGCGCGGTGCTTGCTGCCGAGCCGGGAAAAACCTGGGCAGAATCCGGCAGTATCGCGGTGCACCTGGAAGACCTCGGCCGAATCCCCAAGGACACGCTGCTCGTGACGATTGCCGGCGACGCCGACACGCTTGCGCGCGACATCGATGCGAAAAAGATCTTTCACGGCGCGACCTCGATCCCGCCGGAAAACCGCAACATGGTGCGGATGCGATCGGACGACCACGGATCGCCGCCGCTCGATGCGACGCACTATGCGCCGGTGGCACCCGGCGCCGATTTTGCCGAAGGCGCGACGTCTCCGGTCGCGGCCGCGCCCGCAGGAGGCGCAGCGGCAAACTCCGCAGCGCCGCAGGCCGGCACGTTTCGCGAGCGAATGCGTGAACGGATCCGCCAGCGGCTCTCCGCGCGTCGCGAAGCTTCAGGCAGCAGCGAAGGCCAAAGCGCCGCGCCGATGCGCGGCGTGGACGCGCTCGACTTCTACGGCACCTGGAAATTGCTGGACGCCCTTACCGACGCGGCGTTCTTCGGAAAGAACCGCGAGTACGCGCTCGGCAACACGCCGCAGCAGCGCTTCATGGGAACCTGGAGCGATGGAGTAGCCGTCAAGGAGCTCGAAGTCACGACGGGGCCCTGA
- a CDS encoding DUF2182 domain-containing protein, producing MTAVARTTALEAALRRERAWILLSLAVAAGASWVWMVPTALDMYGRMEGPAAWMMQGRWDLRYAALIFLMWATMMVGMMLPSAAPTILSFARIVRSSATADAPVARSYAFAAGYLLAWTAFSAAATLVQWALSSTSLLSPMMQAAAPWLSAVILLAAGIYQWTPAKQTCLLHCRSPLDYLARHWRRGIGGALRMGVEHGFFCIGCCWALMLLLFAGGVMSLPLIGALTGLVLLEKAAPHGVLVGRAGGSLLAAAGVWLLVGA from the coding sequence GTGACCGCGGTCGCGCGCACGACGGCGCTCGAAGCGGCACTGCGCCGCGAACGGGCGTGGATCCTGCTGTCGCTGGCGGTTGCCGCCGGTGCGTCCTGGGTCTGGATGGTGCCGACGGCACTCGACATGTACGGCCGCATGGAGGGGCCGGCGGCGTGGATGATGCAGGGGCGCTGGGACCTGCGCTACGCGGCCCTCATCTTCCTGATGTGGGCGACGATGATGGTCGGCATGATGCTGCCGAGCGCCGCGCCGACGATCCTGTCGTTTGCACGCATCGTGCGCAGCAGCGCAACCGCCGATGCGCCGGTCGCGCGAAGCTATGCGTTCGCGGCCGGTTACCTGCTTGCGTGGACGGCGTTCAGTGCAGCCGCAACCCTCGTGCAGTGGGCGCTCAGCAGCACCAGCCTGCTCTCCCCGATGATGCAGGCTGCGGCGCCGTGGCTGAGCGCCGTCATCCTGCTCGCCGCCGGCATCTACCAGTGGACTCCGGCCAAACAGACGTGCCTGCTCCACTGCCGCTCCCCGCTCGACTATCTCGCGCGCCACTGGAGGCGCGGCATCGGCGGTGCGCTTCGCATGGGCGTCGAGCACGGCTTCTTCTGCATCGGATGCTGCTGGGCCCTGATGCTGCTGCTGTTCGCCGGCGGCGTGATGAGCCTTCCGCTCATCGGCGCTCTGACGGGCCTCGTCCTGCTCGAGAAAGCGGCTCCTCACGGCGTGCTCGTCGGTCGTGCGGGCGGATCGCTGCTCGCGGCGGCTGGAGTATGGCTGCTCGTCGGCGCCTGA
- a CDS encoding SDR family oxidoreductase, with translation MGRTVLITGASSGIGDACARHLVSLGHKVYGAQRSRIEPGGAFRSVVMDVTDDDSVRRGVGEVLAAEGRIDAVVNNAGYALMGSIEDSTIDEARAQMETNFFGVLRVCREVTPILRRQGSGHIINISSLAGILGLPFSGLYSASKFAVEGLTESLRHELRPFGIRVAMIEPGDIRTNLPANRRMASGADAGSAYAAMFDKVKTAQDKDEAAAPGPEMVAKKVAGLLEDPNPSLRHVVGMTGQTIVVPAKRLLPQSLFERVLRTALGI, from the coding sequence GTGGGCAGGACGGTTCTGATCACGGGGGCGTCGTCGGGAATCGGCGATGCCTGCGCACGGCATCTCGTATCGCTCGGTCACAAGGTTTACGGCGCCCAGAGGTCGCGAATCGAACCTGGAGGTGCGTTTCGCAGCGTCGTCATGGACGTCACCGATGACGACTCGGTGCGGCGCGGCGTGGGCGAAGTGCTCGCCGCCGAAGGCCGTATCGATGCCGTCGTCAACAACGCCGGCTACGCACTGATGGGCTCGATCGAGGACAGCACGATCGACGAGGCCCGCGCGCAAATGGAAACAAACTTCTTCGGCGTGCTGCGCGTCTGCCGCGAAGTCACGCCGATCCTGCGGCGCCAGGGCAGTGGGCACATCATCAACATCAGCTCCCTGGCCGGGATCCTCGGGCTTCCGTTCAGCGGCCTCTACAGCGCGTCCAAGTTTGCCGTCGAAGGACTCACCGAGAGCCTCAGGCACGAGCTGAGGCCGTTCGGGATCCGCGTCGCGATGATCGAGCCCGGCGACATCCGCACGAATCTTCCGGCCAACCGCCGGATGGCCTCGGGAGCGGATGCCGGTAGCGCCTACGCTGCGATGTTCGACAAGGTGAAAACGGCGCAGGACAAGGACGAAGCGGCGGCGCCGGGGCCCGAGATGGTCGCAAAGAAAGTTGCGGGACTGCTGGAAGACCCGAACCCGTCGCTGCGCCACGTCGTCGGCATGACCGGCCAGACCATCGTCGTACCGGCCAAGCGCCTGCTTCCGCAGTCGCTGTTCGAAAGGGTGCTGAGGACGGCGCTCGGGATCTGA
- a CDS encoding MFS transporter, translated as MPLGVPSSLRHRRFLLLWFGLVVSMAGSQMQLAAIHWHIRSMSDAPNPMELGGIGLARILPVILFSFVGGPVADTWDRRRILLVTQTIMTGVAAMLAYLTFTQRVDLGWIYILTAVQAAALAFDLPARQAVIPNLVPVVDLPNAFSMSSIAFNVGAIAGPAAGGIVIARFGLAYAYLFNALSFLAVIAALVVIGPIEQDRKTSPGISLRAATDGARFILSRPVILSSMLLDFFATFFASANTMMPIVARDILHVGEVGYGVLVSAQSVGSVLAAAFVSQMSGIRRQGRTIVAAVVVFGIATVAFGLTSSFVFAVAALALMGAADAISTIIRNTIRQLQTPDSMRGRMSSISQIFFQGGPQLGEVEAGVVASLFGVPFAIVSGGIGTIVATLWLVARWPQLRLYEGTLPGEDVAA; from the coding sequence ATGCCGCTCGGCGTCCCGTCGTCACTTCGCCACCGCCGTTTCCTGCTGCTGTGGTTCGGGCTCGTCGTTTCGATGGCCGGATCGCAGATGCAGCTTGCGGCGATCCACTGGCACATCCGCTCGATGAGCGATGCTCCCAACCCGATGGAGCTCGGCGGCATCGGGCTCGCGCGCATCCTTCCGGTCATCCTGTTTTCCTTCGTTGGAGGCCCCGTCGCCGACACCTGGGACCGGCGCCGCATCCTGCTCGTCACGCAGACGATCATGACAGGCGTGGCCGCAATGCTCGCGTACCTGACGTTCACGCAGCGTGTCGATCTCGGCTGGATCTACATCCTGACGGCGGTGCAGGCCGCGGCGCTCGCGTTCGATCTTCCGGCTCGCCAGGCGGTGATTCCCAATCTCGTGCCGGTGGTCGACCTGCCGAACGCCTTCAGCATGTCGTCGATCGCGTTCAACGTCGGCGCGATTGCCGGCCCCGCGGCCGGCGGGATCGTGATCGCACGCTTCGGCCTCGCGTACGCATACCTCTTCAACGCGTTGTCGTTTCTCGCGGTCATCGCTGCCCTCGTCGTCATCGGGCCGATCGAGCAGGACCGGAAAACGTCGCCCGGGATCAGCCTGCGCGCCGCGACCGACGGGGCGCGCTTCATTCTTTCGAGGCCGGTAATCCTGTCGAGCATGCTGCTGGATTTCTTCGCGACGTTCTTCGCGTCGGCCAACACGATGATGCCGATCGTCGCGCGCGACATCCTGCACGTGGGAGAGGTCGGTTACGGCGTGCTGGTCTCCGCGCAGTCGGTGGGATCGGTGCTGGCGGCGGCGTTCGTTTCGCAGATGAGCGGGATCCGCCGCCAGGGCCGCACCATCGTTGCGGCGGTCGTGGTGTTCGGCATCGCCACGGTCGCCTTCGGCCTCACCTCGAGCTTCGTGTTCGCCGTCGCCGCGCTGGCCTTGATGGGCGCGGCCGATGCGATCAGCACGATCATTCGCAACACGATTCGCCAGCTCCAGACGCCTGACAGCATGCGCGGGCGCATGAGCAGCATCAGCCAGATTTTCTTCCAGGGCGGCCCCCAGCTCGGCGAGGTCGAGGCAGGCGTGGTCGCAAGCCTGTTCGGCGTGCCGTTCGCGATCGTCTCCGGCGGCATCGGCACCATCGTCGCGACGTTGTGGTTGGTCGCGCGCTGGCCCCAGCTTCGTCTCTACGAGGGCACGCTCCCCGGCGAGGACGTCGCGGCGTAG
- a CDS encoding DUF1326 domain-containing protein: protein MAAKDWRISGVEISSCNCAYGCPCQFNALPTHGNCEAVFVMHITSGHFGDVKLDGLKWGQLLKWPGPVHEGNGHRQVFGQETANAEQRRAIETIASGSVSDEGTFFQIFAAMTPHVEPPVWRRLEFEHDVDARHARVSVDELLDVTIEPIRNPITGAEHRALVELPQGFEYRRAEYASGAISSRGPIAMKHSGTHAHLASVGWDAHRRVE, encoded by the coding sequence ATGGCGGCCAAGGATTGGCGAATCAGCGGAGTCGAGATCAGCAGTTGCAACTGCGCGTACGGTTGCCCTTGCCAGTTCAACGCGCTGCCGACGCACGGCAACTGCGAGGCCGTGTTCGTCATGCACATCACGAGCGGCCACTTCGGCGACGTGAAGCTCGACGGACTGAAATGGGGACAGCTCCTCAAGTGGCCCGGTCCCGTCCATGAAGGCAACGGCCACCGCCAGGTGTTCGGCCAGGAGACGGCGAACGCAGAGCAGCGGCGCGCGATCGAGACGATCGCATCGGGAAGCGTCTCGGACGAAGGAACCTTCTTCCAGATCTTCGCTGCGATGACGCCGCACGTCGAGCCACCGGTCTGGCGCCGGCTCGAGTTCGAACACGACGTCGATGCGCGACATGCGCGCGTGAGCGTCGACGAGTTGCTCGACGTCACCATCGAGCCGATCCGCAACCCGATCACCGGAGCCGAACACCGCGCGCTGGTCGAGCTGCCCCAGGGCTTCGAATACCGTCGCGCCGAGTATGCAAGCGGCGCGATCTCGAGCCGCGGTCCCATCGCGATGAAACATTCCGGAACCCACGCCCACCTGGCCAGCGTCGGCTGGGACGCCCACCGCCGCGTCGAGTGA